A DNA window from Paenibacillus sp. HWE-109 contains the following coding sequences:
- a CDS encoding penicillin-binding transpeptidase domain-containing protein: MTKKIKLRSLLIGGFFTLLFVVLIAKVYWIQVVEASWLLEGAEKKWETDRVIAPVRGTIMDRNDKALAVEATAYTVALNPKIIDGYHIAEEIVQGLAGILKESDETKPALVNKIRDRATKMKPDGTDFAVSVEIRNEGWKIDKEKADQVRAFITTLQTKLNKSAKTNVGISILEEKKRYYPGESLASHILGYTNKEGEAALGLELKLNDTLKGVPGMLSYEKDGKGVELPDAKVDFKPAEDGNNVRLTIDKNIQFYLESALAKVNDKWHPKSLTAIAVDPQTMEILGMANTPTFNPNTYWNIKDQADFKNGAVASRYEPGSTFKLVTLAGAVEEGVFNPAEMYQSGQIQVADRVLHDHNYVGWGKISFLDGLKRSSNVAFVKLGLEKLTEAKFRNYITKFGFEEKTNIDMPNEVSGLVDMKYKPEIATATYGQGKVVVTAIQQTAAYAAIANGGKLMWPHIVKDIVDPKTGKTIQSFPPKVVRQVVSEKTANLVSGYLEQVVSDQEIGTGKLAYMEGYRIAGKTGTANLVRPGEKTYSPNTWVISFIGYAPVENPKILVTLIADQPDLGGNYHLGGQVLAPAFKEIVGESLQYMGVASSKQTQMIAKEANKLTVPNLADATAESAKATAKESGLSLEVFGKGAKVVEQFPKAGTEILSAQRIYVAMQSVDEMPLPNLVGRSLRDAVEACSFFKVDCKTSGEGYVSEQTAAGDGEGRNVTLQLKPLSEKSAGTDAQNASSTPVPAPKGKLEDQRTAGKKTP, translated from the coding sequence ATGACAAAAAAAATTAAGCTGCGTTCACTACTCATCGGAGGGTTCTTCACCCTTCTTTTTGTTGTCCTTATTGCTAAAGTTTATTGGATCCAAGTAGTAGAAGCTTCCTGGTTGCTGGAAGGCGCAGAGAAGAAATGGGAGACTGATAGAGTCATAGCGCCGGTCAGAGGAACGATTATGGATCGAAACGACAAAGCGCTGGCTGTGGAAGCGACCGCCTACACCGTTGCGCTTAATCCCAAAATCATAGATGGCTATCATATTGCTGAAGAAATTGTGCAAGGACTAGCTGGCATTTTGAAAGAATCGGATGAAACTAAACCTGCGCTTGTGAACAAAATCCGCGATCGGGCTACGAAAATGAAGCCGGATGGGACTGATTTTGCCGTAAGTGTAGAAATTCGGAATGAAGGTTGGAAGATTGATAAGGAGAAAGCTGATCAAGTCCGCGCTTTTATTACAACCTTGCAAACGAAGCTCAATAAATCGGCGAAAACGAATGTTGGGATTAGTATCTTAGAAGAGAAGAAACGCTACTATCCCGGGGAATCGCTAGCTTCTCATATTCTCGGTTATACGAATAAAGAAGGCGAGGCTGCACTAGGTTTGGAGTTGAAACTCAACGATACACTCAAAGGCGTGCCTGGCATGCTAAGCTATGAGAAAGATGGCAAAGGCGTAGAACTGCCTGATGCCAAGGTCGATTTCAAGCCAGCGGAAGATGGCAATAATGTTAGACTGACGATTGATAAGAATATTCAATTTTACTTGGAAAGTGCGCTGGCCAAAGTGAATGACAAGTGGCATCCTAAGAGTTTGACGGCGATTGCTGTTGATCCGCAGACGATGGAAATATTAGGAATGGCGAATACGCCGACTTTTAATCCCAATACCTATTGGAATATTAAGGATCAGGCTGATTTCAAAAATGGCGCTGTGGCTTCACGCTATGAGCCAGGATCGACATTCAAACTTGTAACGCTGGCAGGCGCTGTCGAAGAAGGGGTTTTCAACCCTGCAGAAATGTATCAATCCGGTCAAATTCAAGTAGCGGATCGCGTGCTTCATGACCACAACTATGTGGGTTGGGGGAAAATCTCATTTCTGGACGGCTTGAAACGCTCAAGTAACGTGGCTTTCGTTAAGCTCGGTTTAGAGAAATTGACTGAAGCCAAATTTAGAAATTATATTACCAAATTTGGTTTTGAGGAAAAAACGAATATTGATATGCCGAACGAAGTTTCGGGATTGGTCGATATGAAATATAAGCCTGAAATTGCAACCGCGACCTATGGTCAGGGGAAAGTTGTGGTTACGGCAATTCAGCAAACTGCTGCCTATGCGGCGATTGCTAACGGCGGGAAATTGATGTGGCCGCATATTGTCAAAGACATTGTCGATCCGAAAACAGGGAAAACAATTCAATCTTTTCCTCCCAAAGTAGTAAGACAAGTCGTTAGCGAGAAAACAGCCAATCTGGTAAGCGGATATCTAGAGCAAGTTGTCTCTGACCAAGAGATCGGTACAGGCAAACTTGCCTATATGGAAGGTTATCGTATAGCAGGAAAGACCGGCACTGCGAATCTCGTTCGACCTGGTGAAAAAACGTATTCGCCGAATACATGGGTTATATCCTTTATCGGGTATGCCCCTGTAGAGAATCCCAAAATCTTAGTTACCTTAATCGCAGATCAACCTGATTTGGGAGGGAACTATCATTTAGGGGGCCAAGTCTTAGCGCCGGCTTTCAAAGAAATCGTAGGAGAGTCCCTGCAATATATGGGTGTGGCTTCCAGTAAGCAAACTCAGATGATAGCCAAAGAAGCGAACAAGCTGACGGTTCCCAATTTGGCCGATGCAACAGCGGAAAGCGCCAAAGCAACAGCCAAAGAAAGCGGGTTGTCTCTGGAAGTATTCGGTAAAGGCGCGAAGGTTGTTGAACAATTTCCGAAAGCAGGAACTGAAATCTTGTCCGCGCAACGAATTTATGTGGCTATGCAATCTGTGGATGAAATGCCGCTGCCGAACTTGGTTGGTCGATCCCTGCGGGATGCGGTCGAGGCCTGCTCTTTCTTCAAAGTGGATTGCAAAACATCCGGTGAGGGGTACGTTTCGGAGCAGACAGCGGCTGGCGATGGAGAAGGGCGCAACGTAACATTGCAGCTCAAACCGCTTAGTGAGAAGTCGGCGGGAACGGATGCGCAGAACGCGTCATCTACACCGGTGCCTGCGCCAAAAGGAAAACTAGAAGATCAGCGTACGGCCGGGAAAAAAACACCTTAA
- the rsmH gene encoding 16S rRNA (cytosine(1402)-N(4))-methyltransferase RsmH — MFHHVTVLKEESVEGLHIKPDGVYVDCTMGGAGHSSLIASKLSPEGLLIALDQDDIALANAQTVLAPYLDRVKIVKSNFRELEKVLQNEPRALRDGVPQVDGILFDLGVSSPQLDDGERGFSYNHDAELDMRMDRSTVLTAKTIVNEWPQEQIARILFEYGEEKFSRRIAGVIAEARTKKTIETTGELVELIKEGIPAAARRTGGHPAKRSFQALRIAVNDELGAFEEALVQSVRCLAPQGRVAVITFHSLEDRICKQFFVKNVEKCTCPPDLPFCVCVKTGTVKLVTRKPIIPSEHELDVNQRARSAKLRIAEKL, encoded by the coding sequence GTGTTTCATCATGTGACGGTACTTAAGGAAGAATCTGTTGAAGGTTTACATATAAAGCCAGATGGCGTTTACGTGGATTGTACGATGGGAGGAGCAGGTCATAGCTCCTTGATTGCATCCAAGTTAAGTCCTGAAGGCTTGCTGATTGCGTTAGATCAAGATGATATTGCATTAGCCAACGCCCAGACGGTGCTGGCTCCTTATCTGGATCGCGTGAAAATAGTGAAAAGCAATTTTCGAGAGTTGGAAAAGGTGCTCCAGAATGAGCCCAGAGCTTTGCGAGACGGTGTACCGCAAGTAGACGGTATCCTCTTTGATCTTGGCGTTTCGTCCCCACAGCTAGATGATGGCGAGCGGGGCTTTAGTTATAATCATGATGCTGAACTCGATATGAGAATGGATCGTTCCACCGTGTTAACAGCCAAAACGATTGTCAATGAGTGGCCGCAAGAGCAAATTGCACGCATCTTGTTTGAATACGGCGAAGAGAAGTTTTCTAGACGTATCGCAGGTGTCATTGCCGAAGCGAGAACGAAAAAGACGATTGAAACAACTGGTGAATTGGTAGAGTTGATCAAAGAAGGGATACCCGCAGCTGCAAGAAGAACAGGAGGTCATCCGGCTAAACGGAGTTTCCAGGCATTACGTATCGCGGTAAATGATGAGTTAGGAGCTTTTGAAGAAGCGTTAGTGCAATCGGTTCGTTGTCTTGCACCGCAGGGGCGCGTTGCAGTGATTACTTTCCACTCGTTGGAGGATCGCATTTGCAAGCAATTTTTTGTGAAAAATGTAGAGAAGTGTACATGTCCACCTGATCTTCCATTTTGTGTTTGTGTGAAAACAGGAACGGTTAAATTGGTGACTCGCAAACCGATTATACCAAGTGAGCATGAGCTCGATGTTAATCAGAGAGCCAGATCCGCCAAACTGCGGATCGCTGAGAAGCTTTGA
- the mraZ gene encoding division/cell wall cluster transcriptional repressor MraZ: protein MFMGEYQHSIDEKGRMIIPAKFREALGESFVITRGLDQCLFVYPQSEWAILEQKLKALPLMKSDARAFTRFFFSGATECDLDKQGRANIPGNLVDHAKLEKDCVVIGVSNRVEIWSKQIWESYANESEQSFNEIAEKLVDFNFDL, encoded by the coding sequence ATGTTCATGGGTGAATATCAACATAGCATCGACGAAAAGGGGCGTATGATCATTCCGGCCAAATTTCGTGAAGCCCTCGGAGAGTCCTTTGTTATCACCCGTGGTCTAGATCAATGCTTATTCGTGTACCCGCAGTCAGAATGGGCGATACTCGAACAGAAGCTTAAAGCGCTGCCCCTTATGAAATCAGATGCCCGTGCTTTTACCCGCTTCTTCTTCTCCGGTGCTACCGAGTGCGACCTAGATAAACAGGGAAGAGCCAACATCCCCGGGAATCTCGTTGATCACGCCAAGCTTGAGAAAGATTGCGTTGTTATCGGCGTTTCGAACCGAGTTGAGATTTGGAGTAAGCAAATTTGGGAAAGCTATGCCAATGAATCGGAACAATCCTTTAATGAAATAGCAGAGAAACTCGTCGATTTCAATTTTGATTTATAG
- the ftsL gene encoding cell division protein FtsL has product MPSYIQGNLALDQKRTVAKPKVKIKETTKVVYRNKSLPTQEKMLYLFTVVLCVIVAGVIIWRYAAIYQMNTSILKMQSEIKEIQAQNSALKQEVEKLQSPDRLKGEATRLGFNLQDEKQVSLVTPPKAKTNSSSKNTKNASKP; this is encoded by the coding sequence ATGCCATCTTACATCCAAGGCAATTTAGCTCTTGATCAAAAACGCACCGTTGCGAAACCCAAGGTTAAAATAAAGGAAACAACGAAGGTTGTTTATCGAAATAAATCCTTGCCGACACAAGAAAAAATGCTGTATCTTTTTACAGTCGTACTTTGTGTCATTGTTGCCGGTGTGATTATTTGGCGCTATGCGGCCATTTATCAGATGAATACAAGTATTTTGAAAATGCAAAGTGAGATTAAAGAAATTCAAGCGCAAAACAGCGCTTTGAAACAAGAAGTGGAAAAGCTGCAAAGTCCTGATCGTTTAAAAGGGGAGGCTACGCGTCTCGGGTTTAATTTGCAAGATGAGAAGCAAGTAAGCCTGGTGACGCCTCCGAAAGCAAAGACGAACTCCAGCAGCAAAAATACGAAAAATGCTTCTAAACCGTAA